The Planctomycetaceae bacterium genome contains a region encoding:
- a CDS encoding type II toxin-antitoxin system HipA family toxin translates to MNALKVEVGEVEVGTLEALPNEAQQFTFSDSYVSRLLPDRPVLGQLFEDRLPHPICVDGPVCWFAHLLPQGVMRTWRTRLLGIDEQDDFSLLQYLGRDMPGAVVLTPTESPLARRGSELPPPAQSDDAVPGLKFSLAGAQWKLSARSSGRGLTTSAEGDGVACIAKFDAPEYPGLPECEFATMNWARAAGVSVPDFELRRSDEFDAIPDGMPTGNGAVFTIARFDRSTTGRIHMEDFGQILDRPPGDRQYHSSYEDIGRVISWIAPNSAAEFLRQIAFTVICGNGDAHLKNFSVIYPDRRNAELSPAYDIVSTICYFRPGKEQLALSLGGIRRFSEVTLRSFETLYHALGISPELGIATVTGLVSAALEAWTQPHMRQAFAETHRARIQRHLEELPLTSGSDH, encoded by the coding sequence ATGAATGCGCTGAAGGTCGAAGTCGGCGAAGTGGAAGTTGGAACGCTGGAAGCGTTGCCCAATGAGGCTCAGCAGTTCACGTTCTCCGACAGTTATGTGTCGCGGCTGCTCCCGGATCGGCCCGTCCTCGGGCAACTGTTTGAAGACCGTTTGCCCCATCCAATCTGCGTAGACGGACCAGTCTGCTGGTTTGCTCACCTGCTGCCGCAGGGCGTGATGCGAACCTGGCGCACACGACTACTGGGCATTGACGAGCAGGATGATTTCTCGCTGCTGCAATATCTTGGCCGCGACATGCCGGGCGCGGTCGTGTTGACCCCCACTGAGTCACCGCTGGCGCGCCGGGGTTCAGAATTACCTCCACCAGCGCAGTCAGACGATGCAGTTCCAGGCCTGAAATTCTCGCTTGCGGGTGCGCAGTGGAAACTGTCCGCTCGATCTTCGGGGCGGGGACTCACAACCTCGGCCGAAGGTGACGGCGTCGCATGCATTGCCAAGTTTGACGCGCCAGAATATCCGGGCCTGCCCGAGTGTGAATTCGCGACGATGAACTGGGCCAGGGCAGCCGGTGTCAGCGTGCCCGACTTCGAGCTTCGACGATCCGACGAGTTCGATGCGATTCCGGACGGAATGCCGACGGGAAACGGTGCGGTCTTCACCATCGCCCGCTTCGATCGCTCGACAACAGGTCGAATCCACATGGAAGACTTCGGTCAAATTCTCGATCGCCCGCCAGGCGACCGGCAATATCACTCAAGCTATGAAGACATCGGGCGCGTGATTTCGTGGATCGCTCCGAACAGCGCTGCTGAATTCCTCCGGCAGATTGCATTCACAGTGATTTGCGGAAACGGCGATGCCCATCTGAAGAATTTTTCCGTCATTTACCCGGACCGCAGAAACGCGGAGTTGTCGCCAGCCTACGATATCGTGTCGACGATTTGTTACTTCCGACCTGGCAAAGAACAGCTTGCTCTGTCGCTCGGCGGCATCCGCAGGTTTTCCGAAGTGACTTTGCGATCATTCGAAACGCTGTACCACGCATTGGGAATCTCTCCGGAACTCGGAATCGCCACGGTGACGGGTTTGGTCTCCGCGGCCCTTGAAGC